The DNA window AAGGGCCCCTTatggccttgaaatctatgaatcGTGGATTTTGTTAGTGGTGTTATGGTATGTGTTATTGTTATTGTATGTCGGAAATGGATCTTTTGCATAAGAAATGTTTGTAGAACTACGAAGGCCCATCTGGTTTAATTGCCAGCTTCAGCTAGTAGAAGCTTCTTTGCATTTCTGCATACAAGCCTAGAACCTGAAACCAGTAACAATCCTGTCCAGTTACTAAATATGCATTTTGCAGTTTTGTGCAATGATATTTTTGACTGCTAATATAAAATGAGAACAAACGTCTTTCTAGTAATTCATTAACAAGCTGAAAGTTCTTACCAGTGAAGTATTTATGCAGTCTGAGGAAGTAAGAAGGGTTTCAGTATTCACAAACATGTTTTAAAGATTGTACTTGGTAATTAGTGATTATCAGAAAAAGCCTGTTTGAGGTTTGTAAATATGTGCTAAAGGGGGACATTTTTGTTCTAGATGCCGGGTACAGCGAGGCATGACCGAGACATGGCAATCCAGGCCAAAAAAAACCTAACCAAAACCACAGACCCAATTGAGAAGCTTCGGCTGCAATGTCTAGCAAGGGGGTCTGCAGGCATTAAAGGACTTGGCAGGTAAATCCAGGAAGCCAAATACATCATTAATGCAAATAATTTGACTTGTAAGATACTATAGCAATAAAACTAAAATGAACTTAAGCTGCAAAATATCAGCTATagattgaagtcagtggcaatatGTTTCCATGAAAGTCCAGTGGCATGATTTCAAATGGCCCTGAGCTCAGGGTTATTTGGATCTGGGAAGCACTGTTACGACTCCAGTACCAGAGgtatttttcaaacaaacaaggCAAAGCTAAGAGCAGGGAATGCAGCAATCTGCATCACCAGCATCAAAACAAAGGTACGTAAAAACACAAGGGGCAGATCTTGACCTTTACTCTTCAGTGGAATGACACTGATTTACACCCATTGATGGTAGGGACCACAATCCTCTTGCTTTgcatgttttgtttctgttttcctgTTCAAAATATTGGCAATGGAAAGGGCTTGGCTGTGGGGGCAGCCATTGAAGGATATGACCATAGGGCCAATGTGCATTAGTTACATGTGTCTAGTTAGTGAACTTACAATGCAAGTTGACAAGAAAGGCAAAacatattatccccattttacagatgggaaagagAGGAACAGGCTAAAATGACTAATGTGTATGGCAGCAGACTTGCTGTATAACCCTGCGCAAGTCGCCTAATCTGAAAATGTTGTAGCAATGACATATATAAGTCACGTTGTATCACAAATGCATTAAAGCATCTATATGTCACctaattttaaagtatttttctgtTTCATCGCTGATGTGGTTATTTTCTCCACCAGAGAGCTGAGTCTGACATTTCTTTTAACCCTTCCCAACAACTATGATTTACCATATGGTTCAATagcagtagaggttgaacctctctagtccaacactcgCTGGTCCGTTAATATCCATGggccatcatgattttagttagctggatgtctacttatcatgggtgtggccaagtttcccttggtcccacaaagtttattTATGGCCCctactcctggctctcagtgttctgtgctttttatttagctctaatttgcccctaaatgtcttcagagAGCCCAATGAAAAGTAAAAGTGTTTGGAACATGCTACACAGTATTGTCCTCCTGTGAGTCAGCAAATTCTTTGCttcagcaccaatcaggttccaagggtgtcagactagagaggttcacacTGCACAAGAATAATAGTGATTACTATATTGGAGTTGGATTTTTAAGAATACTTCTATACTTCCAGTCCCATTCAGAAGAACACTGTCTTCTCTTTGGAACATAATAGTTTGCATTTTGTGAAGGTCACATTTCATGTTCAAAGACAGGAATGGGAAATAGGCCTGTCAAAATGGCTAGGCAGGGTAAGCAAAGCTGATTAATAGACATTGCACATTGTCATCTTCGTAGCTACAGCCCTCCTTTTCTTTGAAGAGGTTTTATGAAGAAGAAATATCCCAATAAGGTGGTAGTGTTCCCTTCTAGTTATAATAAACTGCAATTCTTTATATATAAGGTCTGCTTCTTGTGCTACCTTCgttcttcattttatttctttaaaacacGTTTTTCCGCAGAGTATTTCGTATTATGGATGATGACGGAAACAGAAGCCTTGATTTTAAAGAATTCTTAAAAGGGCTCAGTGATTATGCTGTGATGATGGACAAGGAAGAGGCTCAAGAGATTTTCAATATTTTTGATAAAGATGGCAGCGGAACAATAGACTTTGATGAATTTCTTGAAACGCTAAGAGTAAGTTTCAACAtaacatacttttttttaatctaaatgaGAAAAATCCAGTTCCATGATTAGCTGAATTGTCAAGAGGTCAATGCAGTTCTCTTTTATCCCTAATATTGATATCTACTGACACATCAAAGGGACAACATGAATCTGAAGACTTctatttccatttaaaaaggAGAGAGGGAAGGTGGTCTTTTGGGTAAATCTCTGAACTGGGTCCTATGGTTTTGAAGTTCAGTTCCATGGCTTTGctgcagatttcttttggaaaaCCACTTAATTTTGCTGATTCTCGCTTTAGcatgtaaaatggagataacgaTCCTTTGTCTTGCTCGTCCACTTACGCTGTAAATTCACAATGGCAGTATGGTCTTCTCTTGGTGTGCATTCACATAAAAAGGAGAC is part of the Carettochelys insculpta isolate YL-2023 chromosome 5, ASM3395843v1, whole genome shotgun sequence genome and encodes:
- the CAPSL gene encoding calcyphosin-like protein, with protein sequence MPGTARHDRDMAIQAKKNLTKTTDPIEKLRLQCLARGSAGIKGLGRVFRIMDDDGNRSLDFKEFLKGLSDYAVMMDKEEAQEIFNIFDKDGSGTIDFDEFLETLRPPMSNARKEVIMQAFRKFDKTGDGIVTIEDLRGVYNAKHHPKYQNGEWTEEQVFRAFLDNFDSPYEKDGKVTTEEFLNYYAGVSASIDTDVYFIIMMRNAWKL